Proteins from a genomic interval of Longimicrobium sp.:
- the aroQ gene encoding type II 3-dehydroquinate dehydratase, with protein MRIAAVHGPNLNLLGAREPEVYGRATLADVSAALAELAAELGAEVESFQSNHEGALVDFVQEAAARVDGFLVNAGAYTHTSIALRDALAGVARPYVEVHLSNVFARERFRRRSFLAEGAVGVVSGFGLESYLLGLRGLVGYLREKGSAGS; from the coding sequence GTGAGGATCGCGGCCGTCCACGGCCCGAACCTGAACCTGCTGGGCGCGCGCGAGCCCGAGGTGTACGGGCGGGCCACGCTGGCGGACGTGAGCGCCGCGCTGGCCGAGCTCGCCGCCGAGCTGGGCGCCGAGGTAGAGTCCTTCCAGTCGAACCACGAGGGGGCGCTGGTGGACTTCGTGCAGGAGGCCGCCGCCCGCGTGGACGGCTTCCTGGTGAACGCGGGCGCGTACACCCACACCAGCATCGCCCTGCGCGACGCGCTGGCGGGAGTGGCGCGCCCGTACGTGGAGGTGCATCTTAGCAACGTCTTCGCCCGGGAGCGCTTCCGCCGCCGCTCGTTCCTCGCGGAGGGCGCGGTGGGGGTGGTCTCGGGCTTCGGGCTGGAGAGCTACCTGCTGGGGCTCAGGGGGCTGGTGGGGTATCTGAGGGAGAAGGGAAGTGCTGGGTCCTGA
- the efp gene encoding elongation factor P — MATTADFRNGMTLSIDGTLFTLLWFQHHKPGKGNTVVRSRLKNVLTGSVLEKTWRAGERIDEVRLEHRPVTYTYHDGHLYHFMDAQTYEDVPIPEEVIGEDQLKYLKEGMECEGLVHNEKVISVELPYFVTLQIVETDPGVRGDTATGGTKPAKLETGAVVQVPLFLNEGDVIRVDRREDKYIERANK, encoded by the coding sequence GTGGCGACGACGGCCGACTTCCGCAACGGGATGACGTTGAGCATCGACGGGACGCTGTTCACGCTCCTCTGGTTCCAGCACCACAAGCCCGGCAAGGGGAACACCGTGGTGCGCTCGCGCCTGAAGAACGTGCTCACCGGCTCCGTGCTGGAGAAGACCTGGCGAGCCGGCGAGCGCATCGACGAGGTGCGCCTGGAGCACCGCCCGGTGACCTACACCTACCACGACGGGCACCTCTACCACTTCATGGACGCCCAGACGTACGAAGACGTGCCGATCCCCGAGGAGGTGATCGGCGAGGACCAGCTCAAGTACCTCAAGGAAGGCATGGAGTGCGAGGGGCTGGTGCACAACGAGAAGGTGATCTCGGTCGAGCTCCCCTACTTCGTCACCCTGCAGATCGTGGAGACCGACCCCGGCGTGCGCGGCGACACCGCCACGGGGGGGACCAAGCCCGCCAAGCTGGAGACCGGGGCCGTGGTGCAGGTCCCGCTCTTCCTCAACGAGGGCGACGTGATCCGCGTCGACCGGCGCGAGGACAAGTACATCGAGCGCGCGAACAAATGA